The Scomber scombrus chromosome 5, fScoSco1.1, whole genome shotgun sequence genome window below encodes:
- the LOC133980074 gene encoding cytochrome c oxidase subunit 7A2, mitochondrial yields MNRLLKVPLLARRAFSTSTRQLINRVPEAQKVFLADNGLPVHIKGGTSDVIMYRMTMTITLAGTCYSVYWLLYAAMPRKK; encoded by the exons aaagTTCCACTTCTGGCCAGACGTGCCTTCAGCACCTCGACcagacagctgatcaacagagTCCCAGAGGCCCAGAAAGTCTTCCTG GCGGACAATGGGTTGCCTGTCCACATCAAGGGAGGAACCTCTGACGTCATAATGTACCGGATGACCATGACGATAACCCTCGCAG GAACCTGCTACTCTGTGTACTGGCTGCTCTACGCCGCGATGCCTCgtaagaagtag